TTCGACCATCAGTGAGCGGGCGTTCTGGTCAACGATTGGGTTGAGTGCCGTGACTTTGGCAGCAAATTTCCGGTCTGGAAACGCATCGCTGGCGAGGGATACTTCCTGGCCAATTGTGACTTTGGAAAGCTGGGTTTCTGAAATCTGAAGCTGGACCTTGATTGGATCCTGACGCACAATCATCGCCACCGGAGTGTCCGGCATGACGTATTCGCCTTGATTGGAAAGCCGCTCCACGACAAATCCGGAAAACGGCGCCCGAATCGTCAAGTCAGCACGGCTTTTTTCAGCCAGTGCGACCTGGAGCCGGGCCTGCTCAAGTGAAGCGCGGGCGGCGGCGACAGATTGAAATTCCTGGCGGGCAACTTTGATCGTCACATCCAACTGCCGTTGAGCCGCTGTGGCATTGGCTCGTGCCGTTTCAACCTGGTGCCGTGCCTGATCAAACTGGACGCGGGGAATGTTGTCGTTTTGAGCCAGTTTTTCATAGCGTTTGAAATTGGATTCAGCCAGCCGAACCGCACTTTCAGCCGCTTCGAGGTTGGCCTGGGCCGAAGCGACTTCAGCCATTTTCATCGGGTCAAATTCTGCATCACCCGTCACGCCCAGCCGGCTTTCGGCCTGTTTCAAAGCGGCTTCAGCCTGTGCAACACCAGCTTTGGCCTGATCAAGCCGAAGATTGGCTTCACGCGGATCCAGTCGCGCAAGCGTGGTTCCTTCTTTGACAAAGTCACCCGACTGAATAGGGATTTCAGCAATCAATCCAGTGGCATTCGCCGCAACTTTCGAACTTTGAATTGCGGAAATACTCCCTGTTGTCTCCAAATAGGTTGGGAGCGTCCGCTGAAAAACCGGTTTTACCTGAACCATCAACGGAGCTGGCGGTGCCGCGTCAGCCCGAGTTGGTGTAGAGGCTTTCCCCTGACAGCCAGCCAGTCCGACAAGGCAAAAAATGCCCAATCCAAAAAGTGAAAAAGTAGATTTATTTTTCATATTTTTTCAATGTACCGTCCAGACGGTTTGTAAAAAAATGAAGACAGTCACCCAATAAAAAGAATGAAGAATGAAGAATGAAAAAAAGTGGTTAGTGGTTAGTGCTTAGGGACTGTAAAAATACAACTTCCCGTTTTTATCGAAAGTCACCCGGAGAGATCCAATTTCAGAACAGGAAACCACGAAAAAACACGAAAAACACGAAAAAGAAATCTAAAGACTTCAATGGGTTCTGAGCTTTTGTCAGGGAAAGTGCCACCGAACTCAAAAGAAAATGGCTTCAACCCAAATGAAAATCGGGAAGTTGTTTTTTAACGCTCCCTTAGTCACCTTATCACTCTGTCACCTTGTCACCTTATCACTCTGCCACCTTGTCATTTGTCACCCTGGGTCATCTCCAACATGACCGCCACAAGGTTGTCCTGTTGTTCCTGAGACATCGTCCATAGGCCAAGCATTTTAAAAAAGAACATCGCATCCGAAGCCAGCGCCGCAATCAACGCCGGAGTTGGGGTAAGGCTGTCCTGGGCCATCAATTCATACCAGCCGTGCAATTTTTCCCGGAAAGGACCAACCAGTTCGTGGTTATTGGCGACTGCAGCCAGAATCGCGGCGCCAACTGAAAAATTCTCCTGGGTCGCATTGGCCGGGTCGAGGTTTGATTTGATGTAGGCTCTGGCCCACGAACCAGGAATATCACCTTCAGTTTCCCGATGATTGAGCAAAATGGCTTCATACTCGGAACACAAGGAATCAACCATCCCCTGGATCAGGGCTTCCTTGGTTTTAAAGTGGTAGAGCACTCCACCTTTACTCACGCCCGATTCACGTGCCACGGCGTCAATCGTCAGTGCATTGACCCCGTCACGAACAACGATTTGTTGCGCGGCCTGTAAAATTGCAATCCTGGTGTTGGCGGCAGCCGTGGCAATTTGAGCGCGTGATTTTCGGGGGGCTTTTTCCATAAGTTTTCAATTTTTTTGCGAGTGGGAATAAGTGTTGTA
This genomic stretch from Acidobacteriota bacterium harbors:
- a CDS encoding efflux RND transporter periplasmic adaptor subunit encodes the protein MKNKSTFSLFGLGIFCLVGLAGCQGKASTPTRADAAPPAPLMVQVKPVFQRTLPTYLETTGSISAIQSSKVAANATGLIAEIPIQSGDFVKEGTTLARLDPREANLRLDQAKAGVAQAEAALKQAESRLGVTGDAEFDPMKMAEVASAQANLEAAESAVRLAESNFKRYEKLAQNDNIPRVQFDQARHQVETARANATAAQRQLDVTIKVARQEFQSVAAARASLEQARLQVALAEKSRADLTIRAPFSGFVVERLSNQGEYVMPDTPVAMIVRQDPIKVQLQISETQLSKVTIGQEVSLASDAFPDRKFAAKVTALNPIVDQNARSLMVEAQLANPDGVLRPGMFVKARIAQPEQRAAVFVPAKAVFYQPALNASGVYVIEGNKARLRIVQPGSRDGEEIEILTGLTPEDQVVVGPPAKLIDGALVEIQSK
- a CDS encoding TetR/AcrR family transcriptional regulator gives rise to the protein MEKAPRKSRAQIATAAANTRIAILQAAQQIVVRDGVNALTIDAVARESGVSKGGVLYHFKTKEALIQGMVDSLCSEYEAILLNHRETEGDIPGSWARAYIKSNLDPANATQENFSVGAAILAAVANNHELVGPFREKLHGWYELMAQDSLTPTPALIAALASDAMFFFKMLGLWTMSQEQQDNLVAVMLEMTQGDK